The genomic DNA GTGACAGTGATCGACCGCTTTCTTGCCACCTTCTCGCGCTACATCGACTCGGGCTTTGGGCTGCTGCAGGGCGAAGTCGCATTCCTCACCGCCACGCTGATCGTCATCGACATGACCATCGCCGGGCTGTACTGGGCGATGAGCCACGCCACCGGCCAAGGCGATGACGTGATCGCCAAGCTGCTGCGCAAGGTGCTCTACGTCGGCGCCTTCGCCTACATCATCATCAACTTCAACTGGTTGGCCAGCATCGTGTTCCGCTCGTTCGCGGGCCTGGGCCTGACGGCCAGCGGCTCGACGATGAGCATGAGCGACTTCCTGCAACCGGGCCGCCTGGCCAAGACCGGCATCGACGCGGCCGCGCCGATCCTTGAGCAGATCAGCGACATGGCGGGCTTTCCCGAAGTGTTCGTGAACATGACGCCCATCGTGGTCATGTTCCTGGCCTGGGCGGTGGTGATCCTGTGTTTCTTCGTGCTGGCGATCCAGCTTTTCATCACCCTGATCGAGTTCAAGCTGACCACGCTCGCGGGCTTCGTGTTGGTGCCGTTCGCGCTGTGGAACAAGACTAGCTTCCTCGCCGAGAAAGTGTTGGGCAATGTGGTGTCGTCGGGCATCAAGGTGCTGGTGCTGGCCGTCATCGTCGGCATCGGCTCAGGCCTGTTTGCCGAGTTCCAGGTGCATCCCGACGAGCCGTCCATCGACCATGCGGTGGTCATCATGCTGGCCTCGCTCACGCTGCTGGCGCTGGGGATCTTCGGCCCTGGTATTGCCACCGGACTTGTCTCCGGCGCGCCGCAGCTTGGTGCAGGCGCGATGGCCGGTGCTGCTATCGGTGCAGCAGGCGCGGCGGTGGCCGTGGGTGCCGCTGCCACCGGCGTGGGCGGTGCCGTGATGGCCGGGGCACGCATGGCACCTGCTGCCGCCAAGCTGGCCGGGGCTGGCGCGCGGGCCGTGACCTCGGCGGCTGGCAGTGCGAAGTCGGCTTTCCAGGCTGGTTCTGCCGCTGCAGGCGGCGGAGCCAAAGGTGCGATGGCAGGGCTGGGTAGTGTTGCCAAAGGCGGCGCACAGGCGGCAGGCCAACGTGCAGGTACTGGTATCAAGGCAGCGGCGGCCAAGGCTGCCGCGCCATTCAAAGCAGGCTGGCAAGGCTCTGGCACCGATGGTGGTTCAGGTGGTGGTGCCGCCAGTTCCGGGCAGGCCACCACAGGCGATACCGCTGGCGAAGCCAACGCGCAGAAGCAGGGACAACCGGACTGGGCGAAGCGCCTGCAACGCCGCCAACGACTCACCCAGGCCACCACCACGGCCGCGCACACGCTGCGCGGTGGCGACGGCGGCGGTTCGGGCCAAGGCCCGAGCCTGCGCGATTCCGATAGCTGACTTTCAAGGAGAACTCCATGCGATTCAAACGACCGCAGGTGCGCTATGCCGACACGCCGCAGCCTGCCACCCCGTATCAAGCCGCCGCCCAGGTGTGGGACGAGCGCATCGGCTCGGCCCGCGTGCAGGCGAAGAATTGGCGGCTGATGGCTTTTGGCTGCTTGACGCTCGCGCTGCTGATGGCCGGTGGTCTGGTGTGGCGCTCGGCTCAATCCATCGTCACGCCCTATGTGATCGAGGTCGATCAGTCTGGCCAGGTGCGCACCGTGGGCGAAGCGGCCACGCCGTATCGGCCCACCGATGCGCAGACGGCGCACCACATCGCGCGCTTCATTGGTCTGGTGCGCTCGCTGTCCATCGACCCCATCGTCGTGCGCCAGAACTGGCTCGATGCCTACGACTACACCACCGACCGGGGCGCGGCGGTGCTCAACGACTATGCGCGGGTGAATGACCCGTTCGCCCGTATTGGCAAGGAGTCGGTGACGGTGCAGATCACCAGCGTGGTTCGCGCCAGCGATGCGTCGTTCAACGTGCGCTGGACGGAACGCCGCTACGTCAATGGCGCGGCGGCCGGGCTGGAGCGATGGACGGCGGTGGTGTCCATCGTGCAGCAGACCCCACGCACCGAAGAACGCCTGCGCCGCAACCCGCTGGGCATCTACGTCAATGGCCTGTCGTGGAGCCGTGAACTGGATTCTTCTGAAGGAGCCAAACCATGAATGCACGTTTCCGTAAAACCGCATTGCCGCTGATCCTGCTGGCATCGACTGTTCTGTTTGCGGGCTGCGCCACGCAGGGCAAACCGCCGCCGGTGATCTCGCTCGATGAGCCGGTGCAGGCCCAGCCATTGCCCGAACCGCCCAAACCCATCGAAGTGGTGGCAGTGCCCGAACCGTTGGCATTGCCCGCGCAGTTGAAGCCGCTGCCGGACGTTGATGCAGCCCCGGCGGCACCGGAGCCTGCCGACGAGAAGGTGCGCGTCTCCCGCGCCAATGCCGAGGCGCGCATTGCGCCGACCCGAGAGGGCTACGTCAATGCGATCCAGGTCTGGCCGTTCACCGATGGCGCGCTGTACCAGGTCTATGCGTCGGTGGGCCGCGTGACGGTGATCGCGCTCCAGCCCGGCGAGGAACTGGTGACGGTCGCTGCGGGCGATACCGTGCGCTGGATCGTCGGTGATACCTCCAGCGGCAGCGGTGCCGATCTGCGCGTCAATGTGCTGGTCAAGCCTATTCGTTCCAGCTTGAAGACCAATCTG from Orrella dioscoreae includes the following:
- the trbL gene encoding P-type conjugative transfer protein TrbL yields the protein MNDVTVIDRFLATFSRYIDSGFGLLQGEVAFLTATLIVIDMTIAGLYWAMSHATGQGDDVIAKLLRKVLYVGAFAYIIINFNWLASIVFRSFAGLGLTASGSTMSMSDFLQPGRLAKTGIDAAAPILEQISDMAGFPEVFVNMTPIVVMFLAWAVVILCFFVLAIQLFITLIEFKLTTLAGFVLVPFALWNKTSFLAEKVLGNVVSSGIKVLVLAVIVGIGSGLFAEFQVHPDEPSIDHAVVIMLASLTLLALGIFGPGIATGLVSGAPQLGAGAMAGAAIGAAGAAVAVGAAATGVGGAVMAGARMAPAAAKLAGAGARAVTSAAGSAKSAFQAGSAAAGGGAKGAMAGLGSVAKGGAQAAGQRAGTGIKAAAAKAAAPFKAGWQGSGTDGGSGGGAASSGQATTGDTAGEANAQKQGQPDWAKRLQRRQRLTQATTTAAHTLRGGDGGGSGQGPSLRDSDS
- the trbG gene encoding P-type conjugative transfer protein TrbG — protein: MNARFRKTALPLILLASTVLFAGCATQGKPPPVISLDEPVQAQPLPEPPKPIEVVAVPEPLALPAQLKPLPDVDAAPAAPEPADEKVRVSRANAEARIAPTREGYVNAIQVWPFTDGALYQVYASVGRVTVIALQPGEELVTVAAGDTVRWIVGDTSSGSGADLRVNVLVKPIRSSLKTNLVITTSRRTYLLELTSTDKAWMASVSWDYPKDRMLALQRQAQAASAAAPVDAGLSLENIRFRYAISGSNPPWKPLRAFDDGEKVYIQFPVGIAQGELPPLFVIGAQGDGQLVNYRFRSPYYIVDRLFGAAELRLGADEGDVVRIERTDGIAGRN
- the trbF gene encoding conjugal transfer protein TrbF translates to MRFKRPQVRYADTPQPATPYQAAAQVWDERIGSARVQAKNWRLMAFGCLTLALLMAGGLVWRSAQSIVTPYVIEVDQSGQVRTVGEAATPYRPTDAQTAHHIARFIGLVRSLSIDPIVVRQNWLDAYDYTTDRGAAVLNDYARVNDPFARIGKESVTVQITSVVRASDASFNVRWTERRYVNGAAAGLERWTAVVSIVQQTPRTEERLRRNPLGIYVNGLSWSRELDSSEGAKP